A part of Arachis hypogaea cultivar Tifrunner chromosome 12, arahy.Tifrunner.gnm2.J5K5, whole genome shotgun sequence genomic DNA contains:
- the LOC140177192 gene encoding uncharacterized protein encodes MYLFRYFLFQSPLDLALNVAAEPNVAPNEAPLDEDIAASEFNMDSGTEILKHEPDHEEEEVEPIMELPIGLLDEEETIESKSVKRDKDMERMMELPVGFLDQEGTIESELVKQVKAETVPPAVEEECSVAAKDTQPEPKQQMEEQEEVQSSEESSGWVKVEISKEEELKNRTH; translated from the coding sequence ATGTATTTGTTTCGTTATTTTTTGTTTCAGTCACCACTTGATCTGGCATTGAACGTGGCAGCAGAACCTAATGTGGCACCAAATGAAGCACCACTTGATGAGGATATTGCAGCATCTGAATTCAACATGGACAGTGGAACAGAAATTTTAAAGCATGAACCAGATCATGAAGAGGAGGAAGTAGAACCTATTATGGAGCTTCCAATTGGATTGCTTGATGAAGAAGAAACAATAGAGTCCAAATCTGTGAAGCGTGATAAAGATATGGAACGTATGATGGAGCTTCCGGTGGGGTTTCTTGATCAAGAAGGAACAATAGAATCCGAACTTGTGAAGCAAGTTAAGGCTGAAACAGTTCCACCCGCTGTAGAAGAGGAATGTAGTGTTGCTGCAAAAGACACTCAACCAGAGCCCAAACAGCAGATGGAAGAGCAGGAAGAGGTTCAATCTTCTGAGGAATCATCAGGCTGGGTGAAGGTTGAGATCTCGAAAGAAGAGGAACTCAAAAACCGAACGCATTGA
- the LOC112726437 gene encoding putative disease resistance RPP13-like protein 1 gives MAEALLSGFINVVLERLISREFVNLVVGKKLDRKLVDRLKTAILAAKALAADAEQKQFGHELVREWLDSLKDALYTADDLLDRVFIKAQIRSKTRIHRPGFLDLSGRKMVTKIEEVVERIEDLEKRKDTLGLKDIPTGSSSWRPPSTSLVKGNLFGRDGDQQALIKMLNDNNDHQLSLISIVGMGGVGKTALARWLYNNEALMKEFDPKAWICVSENFDVVETTKNVIKEINSGDCSLDSFESLQKDLKKRLSEKKFFIVLDDVWSEDADMWNSFITPFQHGRKGSTVLVTTRKVNVGRIVQHYNSYTLKQLSDDYCWSIFADNASFPESNGSSELEGIGKKIVKRCDGLPLAAETLGRLLRSEHRVEEWNKILLSDIWDFPVENCKIVPALLLSYHHLPTHLKRCFVYCSLYPKDHKLDKDKLMLLWIAEDLLQPPRGQTLEEVGCKCFDDLASRLFFKQVDNDDEKYFVMHDLMHDLATFLAGDLYCRFSELGEKKERSILTRHLLFDRSIRKKTCSCSKIESLRTLLYINHGTRATLSCDLLSRNKYLRVLSVHTLNIFPYSIAKKLIQLRYLDLSWSAVKILPESLCNMCNLQTLKLQGCSELTKLPGSLGELINLRYLHLSGSAVETLPESLCNLCNLQTLKLAGCSKLTILPNDMYKLMNLRHLDIWGTPLKEMPKGMGKLKQLHTLSKFVVGKQEDNVIQELGGLLNLHGSLTIQKLENVVDGNEARRARIIDKKHVDEVLLEWSLSSGDDMVSNTHTDEQDILGGLQPHTGLKKLSVCGYKGKIFPDWMGHSLYQNMTSVSLQYCWNCCVLPSLGQLPSLKSLSIHGFRQLKRIGKEFYKNEGDQHSSPIAPFPSLERMQFHDMPCWEEWHLPDSEAFRQLKILQIRGCRMLKGDMVNQVFMRIVSSSSDVSKVRQLKIREGHTESDKWMRLNGDSLSIRGFECVAECAFKARIIHHLTSLQEIHFLWCESVVSLGNNCLPKSLQKLRIYRCSQIELLQQQQKYDLVDLQIDESCDSLTSLSLDAFPNLKNLEIEGCSNLESVSKSEPPHASLQRLTIEGCCKLVSFAREGLAAPNLTHLDVSGCWKLEALPRDMNSLLPNLQSLNIRGCPNICRSPEGGLPTNLKELRVGGCEEQVRGVSWLGNLDNLTHLFINGFGCKSIKSYPEVGSLPRLPSLTTLEIRSFHNLETLECNELLRLTSLQELHNSLCHKLENIAGEKLPPSLLLLQIDNCHLLGKHCKNKHQQIWSKISHIPTIQVDDDQIF, from the coding sequence ATGGCTGAAGCACTTCTTTCTGGCTTCATCAACGTTGTTCTTGAGAGGCTCATTTCACGTGAGTTTGTCAACTTGGTGGTGGGCAAGAAGCTGGACCGGAAGTTGGTTGACAGGCTCAAGACTGCTATCTTGGCTGCCAAAGCTCTGGCTGCTGACGCTGAGCAGAAGCAGTTTGGACACGAACTCGTCAGGGAGTGGCTTGATAGTCTCAAGGATGCTCTCTACACTGCTGATGACTTGCTGGACCGTGTCTTCATCAAAGCTCAAATTCGCAGCAAGACACGCATTCATCGTCCTGGCTTCCTTGATTTGTCTGGTAGGAAGATGGTGACTAAGATAGAAGAGGTGGTTGAAAGAATAGAAGATCTTGAGAAACGCAAAGATACCCTTGGTCTCAAAGACATTCCAACGGGTAGCTCCTCATGGAGACCTCCATCCACTTCTCTTGTCAAGGGGAATTTGTTCGGCAGGGATGGTGACCAACAGGCATTAATCAAGATGCTAAACGACAACAATGATCATCAGTTGTCTCTCATCTCTATTGTTGGTATGGGAGGGGTTGGTAAAACAGCTTTAGCCCGATGGCTATACAACAATGAGGCTTTGATGAAGGAGTTTGATCCAAAAGCATGGATTTGTGTTTCTGAAAATTTTGATGTTGTTGAGACTACAAAGAATGTTATAAAGGAGATCAATTCAGGTGATTGTAGCCTTGACAGCTTCGAATCACTTCAAAAAGATTTGAAGAAAAGACTGTCAGAAAAGAAGTTCTTCATTGTTTTGGACGATGTTTGGAGTGAAGATGCTGACATGTGGAATAGTTTTATCACCCCTTTTCAACATGGGAGAAAGGGGAGCACTGTTCTTGTAACTACTCGCAAGGTAAATGTTGGTCGAATAGTCCAACACTATAACTCTTACACTCTGAAGCAACTGTCAGATGATTATTGTTGGTCTATTTTTGCCGACAATGCATCCTTTCCAGAATCAAATGGAAGCTCAGAACTGGAAGGAATTGGTAAAAAGATTGTCAAGAGGTGTGATGGCTTGCCGTTAGCCGCAGAAACACTTGGACGCTTGTTGCGCTCAGAGCATCGTGTTGAAGAATGGAATAAAATACTATTGAGTGACATTTGGGACTTTCCCGTGGAAAATTGTAAGATTGTTCCTGCATTGTTATTAAGTTACCATCATCTGCCTACTCATTTAAAACGTTGCTTTGTTTATTGTTCATTGTATCCCAAAGATCATAAACTTGATAAAGATAAACTAATGTTGCTTTGGATTGCTGAAGACCTTTTACAACCACCGAGGGGACAAACTTTAGAAGAAGTTGGTTGCAAGTGTTTTGATGATTTGGCTTCAAGACTATTTTTCAAGCAGGTCGATAACGATGATGAGAAGTATTtcgtgatgcatgatctcatgcatGACTTAGCAACTTTTCTTGCTGGAGATCTTTATTGTAGATTCTCAGAACTTGGTGAAAAGAAAGAGAGGAGTATTCTAACTCGTCATTTGTTATTCGATCGTTCAATCCGTAAGAAAACATGCTCTTGTAGTAAAATAGAATCTTTGAGGACATTATTGTATATCAATCATGGAACTCGCGCAACATTATCATGTGACCTATTGTCAAGGAATAAATACTTGAGAGTTTTGTCCGTTCATACACTCAATATATTTCCTTATTCGATAGCTAAAAAATTGATCCAATTGCGCTATTTGGATCTCTCTTGGAGTGCTGTTAAGATATTGCCCGAGTCATTATGCAACATGTGCAATCTACAAACTTTAAAGTTACAAGGATGTTCAGAGCTGACTAAGTTGCCTGGTAGCTTGGGTGAATTGATCAACCTACGCTATTTGCATCTCTCTGGAAGTGCTGTTGAGACACTGCCAGAGTCATTGTGCAACTTGTGCAATCTACAAACTTTAAAGTTAGCAGGTTGTTCAAAGCTGACTATACTGCCCAATGACATGTATAAGCTTATGAATTTGCGGCATCTTGATATATGGGGTACTCCTCTGAAAGAAATGCCAAAAGGAATGGGCAAATTAAAACAGTTGCACACTTTAAGCAAGTTTGTGGTGGGAAAGCAAGAAGACAATGTAATCCAAGAGTTAGGAGGACTTTTAAATCTTCATGGATCACTTACGATTCAGAAATTGGAAAATGTGGTTGATGGCAATGAGGCAAGGAGAGCAAGGATAATAGATAAGAAGCACGTTGATGAAGTATTGTTGGAATGGTCTCTATCTTCAGGTGATGATATGGTTTCAAACACACATACTGATGAACAAGATATACTTGGGGGCTTGCAACCACACACTGGTTTGAAAAAGTTGAGTGTTTGTGGATACAAAGGTAAAATATTTCCAGATTGGATGGGGCATTCCTTGTACCAAAACATGACAAGTGTATCTCTACAATATTGCTGGAATTGCTGCGTGCTTCCGTCACTTGGACAGCTGCCATCTCTCAAGTCCCTAAGCATTCATGGTTTTCGTCAGCTGAAGAGAATTGGCAAGGAGTTTTACAAGAATGAAGGCGATCAACATTCTTCGCCTATTGCACCGTTTCCCTCACTGGAGCGTATGCAGTTTCATGACATGCCATGTTGGGAAGAGTGGCACTTACCTGACTCAGAAGCCTTTCGTCAGCTTAAGATCCTTCAAATAAGAGGGTGTCGAATGTTAAAGGGAGATATGGTTAATCAGGTATTCATGAGAATCGTTTCTTCCTCATCGGATGTTTCCAAAGTGCGCCAACTGAAAATACGAGAAGGTCATACAGAATCGGATAAATGGATGAGGCTTAATGGGGATAGTTTATCAATTAGGGGATTTGAATGTGTGGCGGAGTGTGCATTTAAGGCAAGGATCATCCACCATCTAACTTCCCTCCAAGAAATACATTTCTTGTGGTGTGAGTCTGTTGTATCCTTGGGGAACAATTGTTTACCCAAATCTTTGCAAAAGCTCAGAATATATAGGTGCAGCCAAATTGAATTACTCCAGCAACAACAGAAATATGATTTGGTAGATCTACAGATAGATGAGAGCTGTGATTCACTGACCTCATTGTCGTTGGATGCCTTTCCAAATCTCAAGAATCTGGAGATAGAAGGGTGTTCAAATCTGGAATCAGTTTCAAAGTCAGAGCCACCACACGCTTCTCTTCAACGTCTCACCATCGAGGGCTGCTGCAAATTAGTGTCGTTTGCAAGAGAAGGACTGGCTGCACCCAACTTGACTCATCTCGATGTTAGCGGCTGCTGGAAGTTGGAGGCATTGCCACGTGACATGAATAGTCTTCTCCCAAATTTACAGTCTCTCAACATACGAGGTTGCCCAAACATTTGCAGGTCGCCAGAGGGTGGTTTACCGACTAACCTGAAAGAGCTTAGGGTTGGAGGATGCGAGGAACAAGTGAGGGGTGTATCATGGTTGGGCAACTTGGACAACCTCACTCATCTTTTCATTAATGGTTTTGGGTGTAAGAGCATAAAGTCATACCCAGAGGTGGGTTCGCTGCCTCGCCTTCCCTCCCTTACCACTCTTGAGATACGGTCGTTTCATAATCTGGAGACATTGGAGTGCAACGAGCTTCTCCGCCTCACCTCCCTCCAAGAATTACACAATTCATTGTGTCATAAGCTGGAGAATATTGCAGGAGAAAAGCTGCCTCCCTCTCTCTTACTACTTCAAATTGACAACTGTCATTTGCTGGGCAAACACTGCAAGAACAAGCATCAACAAATTTGGTCCAAAATTTCCCACATCCCCACCATTCAAGTCGATGACGACCAAATTTTCTGA